One Fulvia fulva chromosome 8, complete sequence DNA window includes the following coding sequences:
- a CDS encoding UDP-glucose 6-dehydrogenase: MASTTALAHRRVKNICCIGAGYVGGPTSAVIAKENPNITVTVVDLSEARIAAWRSPALPIYEPGLYEVVEVARDGTDGRQPNFHFSTDISKAIDEADLIFIAVNTPTKTEGLGAGGASDLAYVESAARHIAEVATSDKIIVEKSTVPCGTAENIREILDAHASPDIHFDILSNPEFLAEGTAMNDLQRPDRILIGSLEDDRGRGAAEALRQVYAAWVPRERIITINLWSSELAKLAANCMLAQRISSINSLSAICEATGASIEELSFAVGLDTRIGPKMLKSSAGFGGSCFKKDVLSLAYIAETLHLPEVSAYWKSVVDINEYQKERFAKRITKRLYNTLRLKKIAILGFAYKKNTGDTRESAAIAIVGQLIAEGARIAIYDPQVSKEQIHQDLVHEHPADVVKQRVQVCSNALSACVDASAVVILTEWDEFKTDRVQDVALANGTIQKQLLERKISAGDSTSDGDAEFLDSGLVTPAQSESTHGSTDTSESNEIPQAEKRIDWVEIANAMKRPRLVFDGRNVVDGEKLASLGFTVECVGRTTPQRRRW; this comes from the exons ATGGCAAGCACGACCGCGTTAGCTCATCGACGGGTGAAGAACATATGTTGCATCGGAGCTGGCTACGTT GGCGGACCCACAAGCGCGGTCATCGCTAAGGAGAATCCAAACATCACTGTGACCGTCGTTGACTTGAGTGAAGCTCGTATCGCGGCATGGAGATCTCCGGCCCTTCCAATATACGAGCCTGGCCTGTATGAAGTTGTGGAAGTCGCCAGAGATGGCACAGACGGTCGACAGCCAAACTTCCACTTCTCCACCGACATCTCAAAGGCCATTGACGAAGCCGATTTGATCTTCATCGCCGTCAACACTCCTACCAAGACGGAAGGACTCGGTGCAGGCGGCGCATCTGACCTTGCGTATGTTGAGTCCGCTGCGAGACACATTGCGGAGGTTGCAACAAGCGACAAGATCATTGTCGAGAAGTCAACAGTACCATGCGGTACGGCCGAGAATATTCGAGAAATTCTCGATGCACATGCCTCACCCGATATTCACTTCGACATCCTCTCCAACCCCGAGTTCCTGGCTGAAGGCACTGCCATGAACGACTTGCAGCGACCTGATCGCATTCTCATTGGTTCACTCGAGGACGACAGAGGCAGAGGTGCAGCAGAAGCGCTACGTCAAGTGTACGCTGCCTGGGTACCTCGGGAACGTATCATTACCATCAATCTATGGTCATCGGAGTTGGCAAAGCTCGCGGCGAACTGCATGTTGGCGCAGCGTATATCGAGCATCAACTCCTTGAGTGCGATCTGCGAGGCGACTGGTGCCAGCATAGAGGAGCTTTCGTTTGCTGTTGGTCTCGATACCAGGATCGGCCCAAAGATGCTCAAGTCGTCCGCCGGTTTTGGAGGGTCGTGCTTCAAAAAAGATGTCCTCAGCCTCGCCTACATTGCTGAGACACTACACCTACCCGAGGTCTCCGCTTACTGGAAGTCTGTGGTTGACATCAACGAGTACCAGAAGGAACGCTTCGCAAAGAGAATCACGAAGCGGCTGTATAACACATTAAGACTCAAGAAGATCGCCATCCTTGGCTTCGCTTACAAGAAGAACACTGGTGATACTCGAGAGAGTGCCGCCATCGCCATCGTTGGCCAGCTCATTGCCGAAGGCGCTAGAATCGCCATTTACGATCCACAGGTCTCGAAGGAGCAGATTCACCAGGACCTTGTACACGAGCATCCTGCAGATGTCGTCAAGCAGCGAGTGCAAGTGTGTTCCAACGCTCTTTCAGCTTGCGTGGATGCAAGTGCTGTGGTTATCCTGACCGAGTGGGATGAATTCAAGACCGATCGCGTTCAAGATGTTGCATTGGCCAACGGAACAATTCAGAAGCAACTATTGGAGAGGAAGATATCTGCGGGCGACTCGACATCCGATGGAGACGCCGAGTTCCTGGACAGTGGTCTTGTCACACCAGCGCAGTCCGAGTCGACCCACGGATCGACAGACACCTCCGAGAGTAACGAAATTCCACAAGCCGAGAAGCGCATCGACTGGGTGGAGATTGCCAATGCGATGAAGCGGCCACGTCTCGTCTTCGACGGTCGCAACGTTGTcgatggcgagaagctcGCCTCCTTGGGCTTCACGGTCGAGTGTGTTGGCCGGACGACCCCTCAGCGCCGAAGATGGTAG
- a CDS encoding UDP-galactose transporter 1, with protein MDEKSEMRVSTRSMDSTDRSELSSIAEEDHELLEKGERDLESQAIIEQQPTPTEYSTSTSKKLVYLALYFLLNLSVTLSNKALLQGVSFPWLLTFAHTTATSLGCTTLLLTGQLKLSKLSLKDNIILVVFSTLFTLNIAISNVSLALVSVPFHQVMRSTCPVATILIYKFGYNRAYSTQTWLSMIPLVLGVGLATFGDYYFTMAGFLLTLLGVVLAAIKTVATNNLMTGSLKLSAMEVLFRMCPLAALQCLLYAAGSGEIGKLQAAVAEGLISTNMLFGIATNAAMAFGLNVVSFQTNKVAGALTISVCGNVKQVMTIMLGIVLFSVKVGPMNAAGMLVATAGAAYYSKVEMDRKKAASTT; from the exons ATGGACGAGAAGAGTGAGATGCGAGTGTCGACACGTTCCATGGACTCTACCGATCGCTCAGAGCTGAGCTCCATAGCGGAGGAGGATCACGAGCTTCTTGAGAAAGGCGAGCGCGACCTCGAATCACAAGCCATCATCGAACAACAACCTACACCTACAGAGTACAGCACATCCACTAGCAAGAAGCTGGTATACCTCGCACTTTACTTCCTGCTCAACCTGAGCGTGACACTTTCCAATAAAGCACTTCTACAAGGT GTCTCTTTTCCGTGGCTCCTCACATTCGCACACACCACCGCCACCTCCCTCGGATGCACAACACTCTTGCTCACAGGACAGTTGAAGCTCTCGAAGCTATCGCTCAAGGATAACATTATACTGGTGGTATTCTCGACGCTCTTCACCTTGAACATTGCAATCAGCAATGTGTCGTT GGCGCTCGTATCGGTTCCATTCCACCAAGTTATGCGATCGACTTGCCCCGTGGCTACCATCCTGATCTACAAGTTCGGCTACAACCGCGCATACTCGACACAGACATGGCTATCGATGATACCTTTGGTGCTGGGCGTTGGCCTTGCGACATTCGGCGACTACTACTTCACCATGGCAGGCTTCCTGCTGACACTATTGGGAGTTGTCCTTGCAGCGATCAAGACGGTGGCGACAAACAACCTTATGACGGGATCTCTCAAGCTATCTGCGATGGAAGTCTTGTTTCGGATGTGCCCACTTGCGGCACTTCAATGTCTTCTCTATGCTGCGGGCAGCGGTGAGATCGGGAAGCTACAGGCAGCAGTCGCCGAGGGCCTCATCTCTACAAACATGCTATTCGGCATCGCCACGAATGCTGCGATGGCTTTTGGTCTGAACGTGGTGTCTTTCCAGACGAACAAGGTGGCAGGGGCTCTGACGATCTCCGTCTGCGGCAACGTCAAGCAGGTCATGACCATAATGCTGGGCATCGTTCTGTTCAGCGTCAAGGTGGGACCTATGAATGCCGCAGGCATGCTGGTTGCAACAGCTGGAGCTGCCTACTACAGCAAAGTGGAGATGGACCGCAAGAAGGCAGCCTCTACAACATGA